The sequence GCTCGCCGCTTGCCGGATCGAACACTGCGCGGGTCGTGGGCGGCTGGCTGGTTCGGGTGCCGGCCGTCAGTTCGTGCCTGGCAACATCGGGCCTTATATCCGTCGCCTTGACCGACCAGGTGACGATCTCGATCTCCAACCCGTCGAGCCCTTCTATGGCGCGGCCGAAGAAGCGCTGGTAGTTCGCCTCGAACAGCTCCTTGAGCCCGGTGATGGCATCGTCGCCGAACGGCTTGTCCGGCAGCAGCACCGGGATTTCCCAGCCCTGGCCGGCATAACGCATGAAGGCGGTGATCTCGCAGGTGATGCTGCCGCTGGCGCCGCTGCGCACGAAGCTTTCGGCTGATGCTCTGAGGTCGCCGAGCAAGGCGTTGACCTCGGCCGGCTTGAACCGCGACAGGCGGGTCAGCTTCGACGCCAGCGCCTCGTAACCGAATGGCGCCTTGAGGAAGCCGATCGCCGACCCGACGCCGGCGCCCTTGGGGACGATACAGCGTTCGATGCCGAGTTTTTCGCACAGCCTTGCCGCGTGAAGCGGGGCAGCGCCGCCAAAGGCGATCATCAGATTGTCGGAGATGTTCTTGCCGTTCTCGACCGCGTGGACGCGGGCGGCATTGGCCATGTTCTCGTCCACCACCTCGCAGATGCCGAAGGCCGTCGACATGGCATCGAGCGACAGGCGCTCGCCGACATCGCGCAGGATGGCCTGTTCCGACGCCGCCGTGTTGAGCCGGATCGCGCCGCCGGCAAAATTGTCGGGATCGAGCTTGCCGAGCACGAGGTCAGCGTCGGTGATCGCCGGGCGCGTGCCGCCGCGGCCGTAGCAGGCAGGCCCCGGCTCCGAGCCTGCACTTTCCGGCCCGGTCTGGATGCGACCCATGGCGTCGACCCAGGCGATCGAGCCGCCGCCGGCACCGATCTCGATCATCTCGATGACCGGAATAGAGATCGGCATGCCCGAGCCCTTGCAGAAGCGGTAGGTGCGCGCCACCTCGAAGGTTCTGGCCGTGCGCGGCGCAAAGTCCTCGATCAGGCAGATCTTCGCGGTGGTGCCGCCCATGTCGTAGGAGACGACCTTTTCCAGGCCGAAGCGCCTGGCGATATCGGCGGCGAAGATGGCGCCGCCGGCCGGGCCGGATTCGACCAGGCGCACGGGAAACTCAGAAGCTGTCTCCACCGAGATCAGGCCGCCGCCCGAATGGATCATGAAGACCGGGCAGTCGGCGCCCATCTCCTTCAGCCGTGTCTGGAAGCGGGCGAGATAGTCGGCCATTTGCGGCCGCACATAGGCGTTGGCGCAGACCGTGTTGAAGCGTTCGAATTCGCGCATCTGCGGCGACACTTCGGCGCTGATCGAAATCGGGATGCTGAGCTTGCGGGACAGAATTTCGCGCGCGCGGCGTTCATGCGCCGGATTTGTGTAGGCGTGGATGAAGCCGATCGCCACCGAACCGAAGCCGCCGGCCGCGATCCGTCCGGCAATCTCCTCCAGCGCGGCTTCATCGAGCGGCTGCAGTTCCTGCCCTTCGGCGCCGATCCGGCCCTTCACCGTGAAGCGATGCTCGCGCGGGATGAGCGGCGTCGGCAGCTGCAGGTTCAGATCATATTGTTCGAAGCGGTTTTCGGTCCGCATCTCGATCACGTCGCGGAAGCCTTCGGTGGTGACCAGCGCGGTCTTGGCGCCACGGCGTTCGATCAGGGCGTTGGTGGCGAGCGTCGTGCCGTGGATGATGATGCCGATCTCGGCAGGCGAAATGCCGGCATCGCGCGTGACGACGGCGATGCCGTCGAGGATCGCCTGCTCTGGCGCCGCATAGTTGGTCAGCACCTTGGTCGAGAACAGCGTTCCCCGGAGATCGAGGGCGATGTCTGTGAACGTGCCGCCTATGTCAGCGCCAAGACGGATGTCGTCGGTTCGGGAGGTCATGCCTTGGCCTTCTGCGAAGCGAGCGCGGCTTCGCGCATCTGGGAGAGGGTCTGCCGGGGCGTCAGCGCTTCGGGCGAGATGGCGATGTCGAGGACGGCGCCGGTCGTCGAGCTGAGTGCCCGCCCGAAGGCCGCGGCGAAATCCGCGGTGGATTCGACCCGCTCGGCATGGAAGCCATAGGCCTTCGCCAGCGCCACGAAGTCCGGGTTTTCGAGCGAGGTTCCGGAGACGCGGGCCGGGTAGTGGCGCTCCTGATGCGCACGGATGGTGCCGTAAATGCCGTTGTTGATGATCAGCACGATCGGCTGCGCGCCCGCCTGCATGGCGGTGCCGAGTTCCTGGCAGTTCATCTGGAAATCGCCGTCGCCGGCAAAGCAGACGACGGTGCGCTCCGGGAACGCGACTTTTGCCGCGACCGCCGCCGGCAGGCCGTAGCCCATGGCGCCGGACTGCGGCGCGAGCAGCCGCGCCTGTGGCCCGAACTTGAAGAACTTGTTCGGCCATACCGTGAAATTGCCGGCACCGTTGGTGAGGATGACGTCGGCGGGCAAGGTCTCGCGCAGCCAGGCGCTGACCGCCACCATATCCACCGGGCCCGGCTGGACGGGTGCCGCGAATGTCCCTTCATAGGCCTTGCGCGCTGCCGCGCGCCACTCCGCCCATGTACCCTTGACCGGCGTCAAAGCCTTGGCGAAGGCGTTCGGGCCGGCATGGATGCCGATGACAGGCACATAGATCTTGCCGATCTCGCGGTCGGAGCCATGGACGTGGATCAGCTTCTGGCGCGGCTGCGGCACCGACAGCAGCGTATAGCCGTCCGTGGTCATCTCGCCGAAGCGCACATTGACGGCCAGGATCACATCGGCGTCGCTGATCAGCTTCTTCACATGCGCCACCATGCCGACACCGGCCTCGCCGACGAAGGCGAGCGAATGGTTGTCGAACTGATCCTGATAGCGGAAGGCGGCCACGACCGGGATGTCGGACGCCTCGGCGAAAGCCTGCAGCGCCGTACGTCCAGCCTCCGTCCAGTTGGCACCGCCCATGAGCAGAACCGGCTTTTCCGCAGCCGCTAGCAGTTTGAATGCCGCAGCCATCGCATCCACGCTCGGCGCCGGCTCGAAAATCGCTGCCGGCCCGCTGAGCGGAGCGGCTTCGGTCAGCGTGGTCAGCATGTCCTCCGGCAGCGCGACCACCACGGGGCCAGGCCGTCCGGTCAAGGCGGTGGTCCAGGCCCGCGCGACGATCTCCGGCAGGCGCGCGACGTCGTCGATCTCGACCGCCCATTTGGCGACGGTGCCGTAAACGGCCCGGTAGTCGATCTCCTGGAAAGCCTCGCGGCCCTTCATGTCGGTGCCGACCTGGCCGACGAACAGGATCATCGGCGAACTGTCCTGCATGGCCGTGTGGACGCCGATGCTGGCATTGGTGACGCCCGGGCCGCGCGTCACGAAGCAGATGCCCGGCGATCCCGTCAGCTTGCCATAGGCGGAAGCCATGAACGCCGCGCCGCCCTCATTGCGGCACAGCACATAGTCCAGCTTTCCCTCTGTGTCATGCAGCGCATCGAGAACGGCCAGGTAGCTCTCACCCGGTACGCCGAAGCTCTTGCTCGCGCCCAGAGCGATCAGGCATTCGACAAGAAGGCGGCCGCCATTGCGGATCATGCTTCGATATCCTTACAGCTGGCGGCAAGCGGACCGAGCCTGCCCTTCGGTTTATACCTGCACTCTGGCGGGTCGGGGCGAAATCAAGAAATGCGGACTATTCGAAAGTTTTTCTTTACTGTGGCGAACGCACCAGAACACCGGGATTCATCGTGCCCAGCGGATCGAACGCGCTCTTCAGCCGCGCCATGAGTTCCCGCTCCACCAAACCGCGATTGCGCTCGGCCAGGGCGATCTTGGCACGGCCCAATCCATGCTCGGCCGCGAAGCTGCCGCCCATTTGCGTGGCAAGCGCCGACAGTGCCTCGGCAAACTGCCCGGCCTTGCCGTCGAAATCGCCACGGCCTTCCGGCGGCGACAGATTGTAGTGGATGTTGCCGTCGCCGAGATGCCCGAACGGGTTGATCCGCACGCCGGGCAGAATCTCATGGCAGATTTTTGCACCGGCCTCGACGAAGCGCCCGATCGCGCCCGGCGGCACGGAGATGTCGTGCTTGAGCTGTTCGCCTTCCAGACGCTGCCCCTCCGGCTGTTCCTCGCGCAGCCGCCAGAACTGCGCCCGATGCGCGCCCGACGTCGCCAGCGCGCCATCCAGCACCAGGCCTTGCTCCATTCCCCATTCCAACGCCGAATTCAGGATCTCGTCCAGCGGAACGCGGCTAGAGCCGGAAGCCAGTTCGACGAGCAGGTAGACATCGCCCCGCGTCTCCAACTGATAGGCGAGATCGGGCAAGTGCTTGAGCGCCAGTTCCAGCCCGACATCGCTGAAGAATTCGACGCCGGTCAGAAATTCCCCTGCCTCGCCGCGCAGGTAGGCGCCGAACGAAACGGCAGCGGCAAAGTCGGATATGACGAGAAGTGCGCTCGCCTGCTGCCTTGGCGTCGGATAGAGCCGCAGCACCGCGCGCGTCACGATGCCGAGCGTTCCTTCCGCGCCGCAGAACAGCTTGCGCAGCTGATAGCCCGCATTGTCCTTCTGCACCGCGCGCAGTCCGTCCCACACGGTGCCGTCCGGTGTCACCACTTCGAGGCCGAGCACGAGGTCCTGCATCATGCCATAGCGAAACCCCTGGCTGCCGCCGGCATTGGTTCCGATCAAGCCGCCGATCCCAGCGCTGCCTTCCGCGCCGAGATGCATGGGAAACATCAGGCCATGCGGCTCCAGCGCCTCGTGCAGCGCGGCAAGCACGACGCCCGCTTCGACGACGATCGAGCCGCTGTCGAGATCGGGTTCGCCGATCGCCGCCATGCGCGACAGCGAGACGATCACCGCGTTCGGCTGCTCCGCGACGGCACCGCCGCAAAGCCCGGTATTGCCACCTTGCGGCACCACCGCCAGCCCAGCCTCGCGGCACGCCTTGACGACCGCGGCCACTTCAACGGTTGTCGCGGGGCGTGCAACGCCCAGCGGCGCGACGCCATAGCGGTTGAGCCAATCGCGCTGGTAGGGCGCGGCATCGGCGCCCGAAAGCCAGCCTTTCGGTCCGAGGATCTGGCGCAGCGCGGCTGTGGGGTCAGTCATGGAAATCCCTGAATGTGTGTGCTGCTTGAACGTTGCATCTTCAAAAATGCCGTTCAATGACCCAGCACCTGCGACAGGAATTGTCGAGTGCGCTCGTTGCGGGACGCTGTGAAGAATTCTTCCGGTGGCGCCTCCTCGACGATCTCGCCGCCATCCATGAAGACCACCCGGTCGGCGACCCTTCGGGCAAAGCCCATCTCATGCGTGACGCAGATCATCGTCATGCCTTCGGAGGCGAGCGTCACCATGACGTCGAGCACTTCCGAAATCATTTCCGGATCGAGCGCCGAGGTCGGTTCGTCGAACAGCATGATCTGCGGCTGCATGCACAGCGCCCGCGCGATCGCCACCCGCTGCTGCTGGCCGCCGGAAAGCTGGCCGGGAAACTTCATCGCCTGTTCGGGAATGCGGACCTTCTCCAGATAGCGCCGGGCGGTTGCCTCGGCGTCAGCGCGCGGCTTTCTGCGCACGATCATCGGCGACAGCATGCAGTTCTCCAGCACCGTCATGTGCGGAAACAGGTTGAAGTGCTGGAACACCATGCCGACCTCCCGCCTGATCTCGTCGATGTTGCCGACATCGTCGTTGAGCTCTGTGCCGAGCACAGTGATACGACCTGCGTTATGTTGTTCGAGGCGATTGATGCAGCGGATCATGGTCGACTTGCCCGAGCCCGATGGACCGCAGACGACGATCTTTTCGCCGCGCTCCACGGACAGGTTCACCTTTCTCAACGCGTGGAACGTCCCGTAATATTTGTCGAGATTTTCGATGCGGAGCGCGGGTCCGGCCGGTTGCGTCGATTTGCCTGAAATCATGTCCGCGCCTCCTTAGCGTTCACTGACCGACATGCGGCGTTCCAGGAAGGCGCCGTAGCGGGACAGGCTGAAAACGAAGACGAAATAGATGAAGGCGATGAAGGCGTAGACCTCGACATAGGCGAAGCGCCATTCGCCGGTGCCGTAGGCAGCATTGCCGGAAGCCAGAATCTCGAAGAAACCGACGATGACCACCAGCGAGGTCTCCTTGAACGAGATGACGAACTGGTTGATCGTCGCCGGCAGCGCGTTGCGCATGGCCTGCGGCAAGAGAATGCGGCCGATGCGCTGCCAGTAGCGCATGCCGAGCGCCATGGCGGCTTCTTCCTGTCCCTTGGCAACGCCCTGCATGCCGCCGCGCACGATCTCCG is a genomic window of Mesorhizobium huakuii containing:
- a CDS encoding hydantoinase/oxoprolinase family protein → MTSRTDDIRLGADIGGTFTDIALDLRGTLFSTKVLTNYAAPEQAILDGIAVVTRDAGISPAEIGIIIHGTTLATNALIERRGAKTALVTTEGFRDVIEMRTENRFEQYDLNLQLPTPLIPREHRFTVKGRIGAEGQELQPLDEAALEEIAGRIAAGGFGSVAIGFIHAYTNPAHERRAREILSRKLSIPISISAEVSPQMREFERFNTVCANAYVRPQMADYLARFQTRLKEMGADCPVFMIHSGGGLISVETASEFPVRLVESGPAGGAIFAADIARRFGLEKVVSYDMGGTTAKICLIEDFAPRTARTFEVARTYRFCKGSGMPISIPVIEMIEIGAGGGSIAWVDAMGRIQTGPESAGSEPGPACYGRGGTRPAITDADLVLGKLDPDNFAGGAIRLNTAASEQAILRDVGERLSLDAMSTAFGICEVVDENMANAARVHAVENGKNISDNLMIAFGGAAPLHAARLCEKLGIERCIVPKGAGVGSAIGFLKAPFGYEALASKLTRLSRFKPAEVNALLGDLRASAESFVRSGASGSITCEITAFMRYAGQGWEIPVLLPDKPFGDDAITGLKELFEANYQRFFGRAIEGLDGLEIEIVTWSVKATDIRPDVARHELTAGTRTSQPPTTRAVFDPASGEPQTYGIVEREALCAGDRVAGPVVIVERETSTVVTTSFDAVIQSDGAILLIRKGSQS
- a CDS encoding thiamine pyrophosphate-binding protein, whose protein sequence is MIRNGGRLLVECLIALGASKSFGVPGESYLAVLDALHDTEGKLDYVLCRNEGGAAFMASAYGKLTGSPGICFVTRGPGVTNASIGVHTAMQDSSPMILFVGQVGTDMKGREAFQEIDYRAVYGTVAKWAVEIDDVARLPEIVARAWTTALTGRPGPVVVALPEDMLTTLTEAAPLSGPAAIFEPAPSVDAMAAAFKLLAAAEKPVLLMGGANWTEAGRTALQAFAEASDIPVVAAFRYQDQFDNHSLAFVGEAGVGMVAHVKKLISDADVILAVNVRFGEMTTDGYTLLSVPQPRQKLIHVHGSDREIGKIYVPVIGIHAGPNAFAKALTPVKGTWAEWRAAARKAYEGTFAAPVQPGPVDMVAVSAWLRETLPADVILTNGAGNFTVWPNKFFKFGPQARLLAPQSGAMGYGLPAAVAAKVAFPERTVVCFAGDGDFQMNCQELGTAMQAGAQPIVLIINNGIYGTIRAHQERHYPARVSGTSLENPDFVALAKAYGFHAERVESTADFAAAFGRALSSTTGAVLDIAISPEALTPRQTLSQMREAALASQKAKA
- a CDS encoding FAD-binding oxidoreductase translates to MTDPTAALRQILGPKGWLSGADAAPYQRDWLNRYGVAPLGVARPATTVEVAAVVKACREAGLAVVPQGGNTGLCGGAVAEQPNAVIVSLSRMAAIGEPDLDSGSIVVEAGVVLAALHEALEPHGLMFPMHLGAEGSAGIGGLIGTNAGGSQGFRYGMMQDLVLGLEVVTPDGTVWDGLRAVQKDNAGYQLRKLFCGAEGTLGIVTRAVLRLYPTPRQQASALLVISDFAAAVSFGAYLRGEAGEFLTGVEFFSDVGLELALKHLPDLAYQLETRGDVYLLVELASGSSRVPLDEILNSALEWGMEQGLVLDGALATSGAHRAQFWRLREEQPEGQRLEGEQLKHDISVPPGAIGRFVEAGAKICHEILPGVRINPFGHLGDGNIHYNLSPPEGRGDFDGKAGQFAEALSALATQMGGSFAAEHGLGRAKIALAERNRGLVERELMARLKSAFDPLGTMNPGVLVRSPQ
- a CDS encoding amino acid ABC transporter ATP-binding protein, which produces MISGKSTQPAGPALRIENLDKYYGTFHALRKVNLSVERGEKIVVCGPSGSGKSTMIRCINRLEQHNAGRITVLGTELNDDVGNIDEIRREVGMVFQHFNLFPHMTVLENCMLSPMIVRRKPRADAEATARRYLEKVRIPEQAMKFPGQLSGGQQQRVAIARALCMQPQIMLFDEPTSALDPEMISEVLDVMVTLASEGMTMICVTHEMGFARRVADRVVFMDGGEIVEEAPPEEFFTASRNERTRQFLSQVLGH